In the genome of Scylla paramamosain isolate STU-SP2022 chromosome 2, ASM3559412v1, whole genome shotgun sequence, the window ctctaacttcatctcaagtttcctttctgactgttctattgctgttatggtagacggtcacaaTTCtcttcctaaatctattaacagtggtgttcctcagggctctgtcctgtcacctattctcttcctattattcatcaatgaccttctaaaccaaacgttttgtcctatccacttaacgctgatggtaccaccctgaacttttccacgtcttttcgtagacgtccaggttaggtgttctgagacatctccgccagtttttctcagcttTCGAGCTGCTAActtcttatccgtccatgtatgaagtatgctttacatggctgggggagttccactcctaccgctcttctagacaggttgaaataaaaagaaacttttcgtctcatcaactcctctcctctaactgactgtcttcagccccctTCTCATCACCGTaaagttgcatctcttgctatcatctaacgctattttcatgtcaactgctcttccgatcttgctagCTGCGTGCCTTCTCTCCTCGcactgcctcgctgcacaaagactcttccttctcatacccttattctgtccacctctctaatgcaagttaaccagGATTTTGAAACGttcatcctttctctggtaaactctggaactctttgcctgcttctgtatttccacctttctatgacttgaacttctttaagagggagatttcaaggcacttatcctttaatttttgactaccgctttggacatTGTTTGGGATCGGCATGtcggtgggcttttttttttgttgttgttgtccttgtctGGTGTCCaccctacatgaaaaaaaaaaaaggccgccCGCACAAAATTCACGAAACTGTTTTGCATTATTCATTGTAAGAAAAAAGTGTGGGTATTCTCTCAGACTGTCTGGAGAGGCAGAgttggtggtggcgatggaaCGGAACCACAGGCATAAAATGGAAGAACAATCAGACCCGACGGCTCCTGACGGCGTGAGGGTGCAATTCAAGGGATTCATGGTCACCGTCCTCGATTATTTGGCGCAAGGACTCAACTTCTCGTAAGGCAAGAAAACGGATATAGCATCTTGATATGTTTCAGGTGATGATATAACAACTGATAATCGAGGTATATTAGTGTTTACAGTGCATGAAAGTTTAAGAACAATGCCATTATCTGTTGTTTTCCTGCGCCGGGAAAGGTACGCGTTCCGGAGGCCACCAGACGGATCGTGGGGCGTGAAGGAGCGTGACGGTACCTTCACTGGCATGGTGGGCCAGGTGTACAGACAGGTACTGACTGTCTGTCTTCtcgcctttctgtctgtctgttagtgtCTCATAATATTCACATATAGCCTATAGTCatatatcgaaaaaaaaaatgacaggaggaggataacgtattgtgttgtgtgtacGATGAAGACAACGAAAATAGAGAATGATCGTAAGGTAGAGTAGAGAATGATCCTAGGGTAAACTGATACAAAGCCCACGCCTCCTGCCTCCTTCACTCCAGTGGCGCATGTTGATAATCATATGGATGCGTTTATGTATAATTACAGTCaccgcaaagaaaaaaaaagttaaaataaataaataaataaatgaataaataaataaaaacttagaacggaaaaaaaaaatttaggacGGACATCGGTCCTAAGATTATTTGTTATTCTTAGTAAGAACAGTTAATGTTTCTTGCAATTATTGCACGTCTGGCAGCTCACTAGGCTGCGGAGTGTCATTTCCGCGCCTCATGTCTACAGCTACCAGCCAGCAATGGTAGGTAGCATGTAGACTCAAATAGTTACCATGTACAGAGAAGTGAAGACCATAGGATAAATTTCAACGGAGATGGAAATATCTAAAAACAGTCTCTATCTGGTGTAGGCTTGCTGAGACTGGAGAATTGGATGCAGCATTGACGAGAAAAAAAGGGTCAGGAAGGTCACGGTAAACATCTAAGAAGACAGACCAACTCCTGAAGAGGATTGTTATGAACGAGCCTTCAATAACATGCAAAGATTTAAAAGCCCGGAACCCATAATTGCTGAACAAAGTGTCGGTCTGTACAATTCAACATCGTCTGCAGACGTATCTTGAACTACGGAGCCACACAGCAGCCAAGAAACTCTTGCTTACTCAaacgatgaaaaagaagaggctAGAATTTTGTAACAAGTACAAGTCACGGAAAGCAGAAGATTGGGAAATCGTGATGTTCAGCGATGAATCCTGTTTTTATGTGTTGAGGAGTGCCGCAAGAGGGTGTGACGTCCGCGAGGACCTGTCCGCTTTCGTCCCAAGTTCACCGTCAAGACGGTAAAACATGCAGCCAATGTCATGGTGTGGACCTGATTAACTGTTTCTGGCAGAGAGGGAGGActgtatttccttcctaaaATTACAGCAATGAATGGAGACAGGTATTGCGCAGTggtgaaaaaaacaagaaaaaaaaaaaaacttttgttgCCGTTCATGGAGATTTTAAACATGAGCATTTTCATGCATGATGGGGCTCCTTGTCGTAGGGGAAAGAAGGCAAAGGAATTCCTATAACACAATGGGACTGAGATCTGGGATGGACCAGGGAACTCACCAGACCTCAGTCCCACTGAGAATGCATGGAGCTACATAAGAAGGAAGCTGAGCAGCATGAAGACCGAGACAACGTATGTACCGAAATTGCAGCCTGCCATCATGAATATCTGGTGCCGTGAGTTGGAGAGACAGTACTTCCTTAATCTTGCCCATTGCATGCCCAGGTGTACACAGTATGTACTCACTCACAAAGGAGAAATTTCTAAATACTAAATTATAAAACAAGTGAACAAATTAAAGCTTTTTCTTGCTAAAAGTGGGtgtcttaattatttttttgcattgacTGATTCAAATATAGGAAGAGTGCACCAGTTTGCTACACCGCCAAAATTCGGCGGATGAGGCAGTGGGCGTGGCACCGGATCAGTTTAGCTTACAACGACAAAATTTCGATGTTTCCACAGGAAGTTGATTTCGGTTTGGGACCCTTCGCCATAAACGCTCCCCGATTAGAGGCCACTGACTTCACTTGGCCGGTTACCCTCATGTCTGTCAAAGTGCTCGCCGGTCGAGGGAGTGTCGAGGTGGACCCATGGGGCTTTGTGCTGCCCTTTGGTCCGTGGGTGTGGGCTGCAGTGCTTGCTTTTCTCTTGCTGCTGTCTGTCggttcttccctcctttccttcaagttctcagagaaagatttaagagaggaaagctttGCTTTCGTTAACATTATGCTCCGACAGTGTGAGTATCTCAGTACTAATTTAGTAATGTATCAACAGAACAGCAATCTTATTGGATGTTCGCGcttgctttttttattccttttattatccGTTTTATTATTGCTGGTGATTTAATTCGAAAACTGCGTTGCAACCTAATTCGTGATCTCTCATTTATAAATTGGACTTCAGGTTTGAAAGAGCTTCactgttacgtaaaaaaaaaaaaaaaagaataaataaataaagagaaaaaaatcaggcAATCTTCTTATATCACTATTTTGTCCTGACCTATATGGTCAACAAACTATGTCAttgatcttccttttttttttttttttttgagctcccaAAATACTTTTCGGTGATAACAGTAAGTGTGCTCTGTGGTTACTATCGAAGGTATGATACCGTATTTTTGCATCTGGGTCGGCCGCTTGTGATCCCGCTGCAATTCAGTGAGTGAATCTGCAGCCAGCAAGCATGCTGATTGGCCACCTCTGATCCTCtgtatttgagttttttttctacataGCGCATCTTATTGAATAATAACTAGTGTCATAAATCGTCCCTTATTTCAAAACTGTTATGACATTGATGGCAGCGGTAGGATATGAACTTTCCCAAAGAGACTGGTAACTGTGTGGGCACAGAAGGGGACAACTTTGCAGTCCATAGCAACTCACGTTATCTGCCGTGAACCCGCGGCGACTTTGCTCACAATGAGTGAATCTGAGGGAGGCCAGCGTGCGGGGTGGATTAATGCGAACAGATCAGTGCTCGCAACACTGTTAATTCACATAACGTCTCTTGGTCCGGCAGccgtgtgggtgggtgagggcgggtggtggtggcagcgcgtGGTGCTGGGCGTGTGGATGCTGATGACCATGGTGCTGACGCGGAGCTACGAGGGCAACCTTATGTCGCTGCTGGCCGTGAGACACCTGCCCCAGCCCTACCAGACCCTCAGGGACGTGGTGGACGACCCCTCGGTGGTCATGGTCTGGGAAAAGCAAGGAGCGCCTATGCAGGCGGTTATagtacgtaaacacacacacacacacacacacacacacacacacacacacgcaaatctaaaaaaaaatttattttaatttcaattttaattattatttactatttatttacgtCTAAATTTTCATTCTGGCAGGATGCCACTTCCGGTATATTCCACGAGGTGAAGAGGAGTGAGGAGCAAGGGCGCCTCAAGCCTCTACCATTATATGCGTATTCCTCCATCTTGGATGATATTATATACCAATGGAAAGTGATTATCGACTATGAAGTAGTACTGACGGTCACCAGAAGCAATTACTTCTCTCGCACAGgtaaggcaaacacacacacacacacacacacacacacacacacacacacacacacacacacacacacacacacacacacacacacacacacacacacacacacacacacacacagacagacacacacacacagacacacacacacacacacaaacacacacacacacacacacacacacacacacacacacacacacacacacacacacacacacacacacacacacacacacacacacacacacttatccatCTGCACAACAGTCACAGTGCGTTAATCCCCTGTTCTTGTAGGTCGATGTGACTTGTACCTTGCGCAGGAGAGAATTTTTGCTCATCCCCTCGCCTTGATCGGCCAGAAGGACAGCCCTCTCGTCCTAGCCGTCAGTGCTCGGTGAGGAAAACTATGTCTGTCTGGGTTTGTATACTTGTTCACACATTTGTTTCTGGTTGCAATATTATctttttcctcgtatttttcttATACAATGTTACTCCCCATATGAATTAAATCATGCACGTGATGATATTTCATGGCATTTGCAATATAATAATAGGTTGTTAAGTAtcatttgctgtttttttttttttttatgtaagaaggacactggccaagggcaacaaaaatcaataaaaaaaaatgcccactgaaatgccagtcccgtaaaagggtcaaggcagtggtcaaaaattggtggataagtgtcttgaaacctccgtcttgaaggaattcaagtcataggaaggtggaactacagaagcaggcagggagttccagagtttaccagagaaagggatgaatgattgagaatactggttaactcttgcgttggagaggtggacagaataggggtgagagaaagaagaaagtcttgtgcaccgaggccgcggaaggaggggaggcatgcagttagcaagatcagaagagcagttagcatgaaaatagcggtagaagacagctagatatgcaacattgcggcggtgagagagaggctgaagacagtcagttagaggagaggagttgatgagacgaaaagcttttgattccaccctgtctagaagagcagtatgagtggaacccccccagacatgtgaagcatactccatacatggacggataaggcccttgtacagagttagcagctgtgggggtgagaaaaactggcggagacgtctcagaacacctaacttcatagaagctgttttagctagagatgagatgtgaagtttccagttcagattataagtaaaggacagaccgaggatgttcagtgtagaagagggggacagttgagtgtcattgaagaagaggggatagttgtctggaaggttgtgtcgagttgatagatggaggaattgagtttttgaggcattgaacaataccaagtttgctctgccccaatcagaaattttagaaagatcagaagacaggcgttctgtggcttccctgcgtgatatgccCACTTTGTTTGCGAGTGCtcacaataacaaataatataTGGTACATTGCAGCCGTTgtgcgttttattttttattattctttttatgcagtgtgtacttttatttttgACATTAGTTTTCTTCTAGCTTACTGCGTTTAATTCTAATTACAGGATAATCTCCATGACCGAGGCTGGACTGTACGTACACTGGAACTCTGCAACTATTCCCAACTCCAGCGCCTGTGCCCAAGTGCCGACCAAGATCACCATCAgctcgtctctctccctcaggcaGTGCTGGGTAAGGGCCTTGTAACTCTTGTAAGTTATGCCGAGTTATATGATTTTTACATTTGTGAAGAATACTAGTTTTgaatttttataggtaaaattaTTTTCCCTCACACTCGTTAATGTTAATCCCACCCTATCAAggttgggaaggaggaaaattacaTTATTAATATGATTGATAATATAATCTAACATCCCTCAGGCCATGCTTGTGCTACTGTTAGGAGGACTGGCGGTCGGCCTCGCCACCTTCTTCTTGGAAGTAATGATGGTTGGAACCTTGGGTCGCTGAGCTCAACGGTAATGGACCCCGGCATGTTGTTACGTCCGCGCGCGCGAACGTATGTTAAGGGCACGATAGAGTAAATGTAATTACGTAATAAATAACTTAAGATCATATTTCTGTACGTTATTTCCGTATATAATTCTTAAGGTTCCTGAAATACGAAAAGTCTTCAGATTTTGACTGAATAAAATAACCTACTGTCGGCGTCCACATGTAGATCTTATACCCATTGTTTGGTATGGCTCCCTGGATGCTGATGACAGTAAATAAGTCAAGGTCCACGTTGACTTTGGGATCTTGTTGTGCTTTTACTAGGATCAGTTACACCAGGTTATCCAAAGTAAATGCTGATACAGTCTGGATTTACTCTCACAATGGGAATACTGAGTCCCCCTGATGGGactcagtatatatatatgtatatatatatatatatatatatatatatatatatatatatatatatatatatatatatatatatatatatatatatatatatatatatatatatatatatatatatatatatatatatatatatatatatatatatatatatatatatatatatatatattaaatacaTTTATATTAAGGTAATGACAAACTGACTTGAAGTACTCGAAATCTTCTAccatatttcacacacacacacacacacacacacacacacacacaccccttgtTGTGCAAAGGCCAGCGCACCCGCTTCACAAGCTGGAGGTCTCAGGTTCGATTCCTGGGCCAGGTCAGGAGTTTCTAGGCGGACTCATTTCTTGTGTAGCGCCTGTCCACCTAGTAGTGATTAGCTTCCTGGTTAAAGTTGGGAGCTGTGATCCGCTGCGTAGGGAGCAGAAACAAACCCCTGAAAAAATACATTGGTTATCTGATTATCACGGGCCTGGTTTTCCAGTTTGCCGGCGCCATGTGGCAGCCAAAGTATCCTAGTGTAGATACTTATGGTTAATATGTGTAGATTGTCATCCCGTATGGCTGCCATGTActtgaaatgaataaaaagtgaacattgaattattattattattaatattattattattattattattattattattattattattattattattattattattattattattattattattattattattattattactactattattattattattattattattattattattattattattattattattattattattattattattattattattattattattattattattattattattattattattattattattatcattattattattattactgttattgttattataatgataataacaataataatagatcacgcacacacacacacacacacacacacacacacacacacacacacacacacacacacacacacacacacacgagagagagagagagagagagagagagagagagagagagagagagagagagagagagagagagagagagagagagagagagagagagagagagagagagagagagagagagagagagagagagagagagagagagagagagagagagagagagagagagagagagagagagagagagagaatattgttaTTTGTTAAAGGGAAATACAAGCTTGTCATGAAGCCTTTTTCATTAAGcaatatggagaaaataaagaagtttaagAGGTTTTCAGTATATGGACGCAagaagaggagtgtgtgtgcttATCATGGCATGCATGTGGCAAACACTTACTTATCTATATACATTTAGTTTTTATGATCTTCGTCTGCCTTTTCCTCACGAATTTACAGCTACGAGGTTCACAATGCAATCAAGGGCAAATCAAGAGAAACAGTATAGGTGAAACAcgtttttgttcttcatttgcttATATCAGATGAGATTGTTCTAAATTTGCTTCGTTATATCTTGCAATAGTTAGGGGCGGCATGGTGCAGTGTACGGTCACCATGGTATAGTGGTAACGAGCGTAGATGGGATTCAGTAAGTTTTCAGACACACGGCTTCGAATTCTACTTATTATTCGAGGTTAGTAAGGGCATGCACTCAGGGTATCGGTTCCCAGATACCAAAAACAAGGTTCTCTGTTAGGAggcatcaaaagcttttcgtctcatcaactcctctcctttatctgactgtcttcagcctctttctcatcgtcgcaatattgcatctctttctatcttccaccgctattttcatgttaactgctcttctgatcttgctaactgcatgcctccgccCCTCCTGCAGCATCGCTGcacaatacttttttctttctatcacccCCGTTCTGTCCACcattctaatgcaaaagttaaccagtattctcaatcattcatccctttctctggtgaactctggaactccctgcctgcttctgtatttccaccttcctatgacttgaactccttcaagagggaggtttcaagacacttatccttcaatttttgaccgcCGCTTCGGACCGTATCCGGGGACCGAcatcttagtgggctttttttttttttttttctattagatttttgttgcccttggccggtgtcctcctacataaaaaaaaataatagtggtggtaatagtagtagtagtagtagcagcagcagcagcagtagtagtagtagtagtagtagtagtagtagtagtagtagtagaagaagaagtagtggtACTATtaaaagtagtggtggtagtgatgatagtagtagtagtagtagtagaagtagtagtggttgtggtggtcgtaatagtagtagtagtagtagttatagaagttgcagcagcagcagtagtagtagtagtagtagtagtagtagaaatagtagtagttttagtacgagtagtagtagtagtagtagcagcagtaatagtagtagtagtagtagtagtagtagtagtagtagtagtagtagtagtagtagtagtagtagtagttgtagtagtagtatgtgtgcatgtgtgtgtgtgtgtgtgtgtgtgtgtgtgtatgtgtgtgtgtgtgtgtgtgtgtgttttgtgtgtgtgtgtgtgtgtgtgtgtgtgtgtgtgtgtgtgtgtgtgtgtgtgtgtgtgtgtgtgtgtgtgtatgtgtgtgtgtgtgtgtgtgtgtgttttgtgtgtgtgtgtgtgtgtgtgtgtgtgtgtgtgtgtgtgtgtgtgtgtgtgtgtgtgtgtgagtattattattactttgtaTAAGTTTTCTTAGTATTCGCAATGGCGAATActagcattttcttttttaagattGGCATTCACATTCGCATTCACATGTTGCCTTCCAGATATTTTTCGAATATCGAATATTAAACTATAGGCCTATTTCAACACAATTCTTATACGAAtgcagtgagagaaagagagaattacTTCAATATGATCTATTAAACGGATGCAAGTAAGAGTAACATGGAAAGTTGACTgaaatttattaattaaatttttttgtggctaaaactctaaaaaaagaagaaaaaaaaaatattgccacCATATTTGCTcacacatccaaacacattTACAATTGCACACCCACAATGCACGCATGCAGTTGCAGGCACACACGCAACCTTTGTCCAAGGCTCAAGCCATCGTAATTATTATCGTAAtgcctacataaaaaaaaaaaaaaatcgcatttgcaaaTAATGGTAATTATTATTCCCATTTGCAATCACTGAAAACACCTTCGGATCATCTCTAGTGTAGGATAATGACTGGACGACCCGATACCGCCCTAGGAATTGCGggaccaagtaaaaaaaaaataaataaataagcatcaAATTACAAAGTAGCATCAAATTACAGAGGGATCTATGTCATCAACAGCATTGCTAAACTATATGACATGATACGGGGTGCCAGATTGAAACGATGGTTCACAAAACACCGCAAGCAGGCAGATAGTCAGACAGGGAGGGACTGCCTAGAGCAAGTTGTGACTTTACGTTTACTTTGTGAGGTAGCATGAAGGAAAAGTTTAAATTGTACTCAACGTTTGTAAGCTCTTCTTAACCTTACGATAAGGTGCTTCGTGATGCGGTATTACAATGCTGCTGGCTTCAACAGCCATGTACAGGTTTACGAACTCTGATATTGGCTGGGCAGTTATATCTGCGTGTATAGGAGTGCGTCAAGATCACCCACATCACGTGTGTTGTTTGTGATATATGTGAGCAATTTGATAACATTAATTGATTGTGATATGGATTGGTTCCTGGTATGGCTACATGTACTTGTCCTTATGGATGACACTGTGCTTCTCTCTACAAGTAAGGTAAATATGTTACGTAAATTAAGCTTTTGAATCAACATAAAATTAGGCTTTTGAATCAGTTTTGTGCGTCTCATGGGATGAAAATTAATAAGAGCAAGACGAAATTCTTCGTGATATATGGGGATGATGCTGACAAAGAAGCCATGCATGTTGATATAGATGTGAGTGCATGTGAGCATCGTTTGTATTTAAGGGAGCCCCTTCTCTGCCGACAGGTCAATAAGTATAGCCATTAAGCTGCACACGCAGAGTAAGATGTATCATGCACTTAAATTTGCGtcattcattaattaataaaagtaatgacGTTCCCTTTTATGTTAGATGTAAAGTGCTCCAAGCAGCTTTTGTCAGCTATTTTACATGGATGCGAGTCATGGCTGAGTGGTGATATGAAAGTTGTCAACAAGTTGTACATGTGGTGCGTCAAACAGATGCTGAACGTTCGGAAGACCGACCTTTCTTTAGTGGAGGTCGGCTATCCCCATTTACGTGGACTTGCTTAAGCAAACAGCGTAAGTTTCCCCATGAAGTGTGGAGGGATAGAAGGGGAATGGCTGACGATCCTCTGGCTCATGCCATACGTATCACGCTGAGTAATGCCTGTCACACTCCTCGATATAAGAGACCTTCTCAATAATAAGAGAGATGATGTGCATATTGTgatagaggaaatgaaaagaagagtatTAGCATCAGAATTAAATAGAGTGAGATTATACGAGTGAATAAATCTTGACTTTGCTGTACATGAAATATATCGTTCAAAGCTAAAAGTTAATGAACAGGAAATAATTTCTTGGACTCGTTTTAGAATAAATGCACATTCTCTTGCTGTTGAGGAGGGACGTTGGAATCGGCTAGGAAGAGGTCGCTAG includes:
- the LOC135106961 gene encoding glutamate receptor ionotropic, kainate 4-like, which encodes MLVNTVTAKHCSTSRAAGWVVLPYQRPGVAPLRVASWTAGGNLSLHRPLFWNKFNKLSGEAELVVAMERNHRHKMEEQSDPTAPDGVRVQFKGFMVTVLDYLAQGLNFSYAFRRPPDGSWGVKERDGTFTGMVGQVYRQEVDFGLGPFAINAPRLEATDFTWPVTLMSVKVLAGRGSVEVDPWGFVLPFGPWVWAAVLAFLLLLSVGSSLLSFKFSEKDLREESFAFVNIMLRQSVWVGEGGWWWQRVVLGVWMLMTMVLTRSYEGNLMSLLAVRHLPQPYQTLRDVVDDPSVVMVWEKQGAPMQAVIDATSGIFHEVKRSEEQGRLKPLPLYAYSSILDDIIYQWKVIIDYEVVLTVTRSNYFSRTGRCDLYLAQERIFAHPLALIGQKDSPLVLAVSARIISMTEAGLYVHWNSATIPNSSACAQVPTKITISSSLSLRQCWAMLVLLLGGLAVGLATFFLEVMMVGTLGR